The Syngnathus typhle isolate RoL2023-S1 ecotype Sweden linkage group LG1, RoL_Styp_1.0, whole genome shotgun sequence genome includes a window with the following:
- the LOC133159316 gene encoding wee1-like protein kinase, with protein METTPKPTGDIEKSVPMRERRSTAVKRLKFHSSPVRIRSCGGDEVTLWGLKGCGSPNTVVLATCSTPTKKPSRFYEDSPERTSPQTTSTNTRCKNIRRRRLLDTPLDPTSVLSPAKNSSITFPCKRSLFKNGKRSARSSTEGSSIRPQVNSNPFSPLSLLIQSPPPQKNQCKRAHMSHGEDKNASNAKGDSKRSTALRNDVTSRYTSEFLELETIGSGQFGAVFKCVKRLDGCIYAIKRSKKPLMGSVDKHCVMREVFAHAVLAQYPNVVRYYSSWVEDDHLLIQNEYCDGGTLADAVERNSKRLAFMSEADLKDLLLQIARGLECIHSMSLVHMDIKPSNIFIAKKPGCSCDEDDKPTYKIGDLGHVTQVNNPQVEEGDSRYLANEVLQEDYSNLTKADIFALALTVVSASGAEALPSNGHKWHKIRQGDLPAMPCVLEAEFFSLLKMMIHPDPTRRPSTHDIIRNSVIQTTHRL; from the exons ATGGAGACGACACCGAAGCCGACTGGGGACATCGAAAAGAGCGTTCCAATGCGTGAGCGACGAAGCACCGCTGTCAAGCGGCTAAAATTCCACAGTAGCCCCGTGAGGATTCGTTCATGCGGAGGTGACGAAGTCACGCTGTGGGGCCTGAAAGGCTGCGGATCACCCAACACCGTTGTCTTGGCCACATGCTCCACGCCTACCAAAAAGCCTTCACGATTCTACGAGGACTCACCGGAACGAACCTCCCCGCAAACCACATCTACGAACACTCGGTGCAAAAACATCAGGAGACGAAGACTTTTGGACACGCCGCTTGATCCAACG AGTGTGTTATCCCCAGCGAAGAACTCCAGCATCACCTTTCCCTGCAAGCGATCTCTATTCAAGAATGGGAAACGTTCCGCAAGGTCCAGTACAGAGGGCAGCAGCATCAGACCTCAGGTCAACTCAAATCCTTTCAGTCCCCTCTCACTCCTCATCCAGTCTCCTCCACCGCAGAAGAACCAGTGCAAGAGAGCACACAT GTCTCATGGAGAAGACAAGAATGCAAGTAATGCCAAAGGAGACTCTAAG AGGTCAACTGCGCTAAGAAACGATGTGACGTCCCGGTATACCTCAGAGTTCCTCGAGCTGGAGACGATTGGAAGCGGACAGTTCGGCGCGGTTTTCAAATGTGTGAAAAGGCTGGATGGCTGCATCTACGCTATCAAGCGATCAAAGAAACCACTTATGGGATCGGTAGATAA ACATTGCGTCATGCGGGAAGTGTTTGCCCACGCCGTACTGGCCCAGTATCCCAACGTGGTGCGTTACTACTCGTCTTGGGTCGAGGACGACCACTTGCTCATTCAGAACGAGTACTGCGACGGCGGCACGCTAGCTGACGCCGTTGAACGCAACTCGAAGCGGCTCGCCTTCATGTCGGAAGCGGACCTCAAAGATCTACTGCTACAAATTGCGCGAGGGCTGGAGTGCATCCACTCAATGTCGCTGGTGCACATGGACATCAAACCGA GCAACATCTTCATAGCCAAGAAGCCCGGATGCAGCTGTGATGAGGATGACAAGCCAACCTACAAAATCG GTGATCTTGGTCACGTGACCCAGGTAAACAATCCTCAAGTGGAAGAAGGTGACAGCAGATATCTGGCCAATGAAGTTCTACAAGAG gACTACAGTAACTTGACAAAGGCCGACATTTTTGCCCTAGCTCTTACTGTTGTTAGCGCCTCAGGGGCGGAGGCCCTGCCCTCCAACGGGCACAAGTGGCACAAAATCCGACAGGGTGACCTTCCCGCCATGCCATGTGTGCTTGAGGCAGAGTTTTTCAGTCTTCTCAAG ATGATGATACACCCTGACCCAACAAGACGGCCTTCGACCCATGACATCATCAGAAATTCAGTAATCCAGACAACACACAGATTGTAA
- the LOC133158328 gene encoding plastin-3-like isoform X1 codes for MGETRRREGEVRFKRKDSTDGRSYFSRRRAVSAEENRSLPQADTARTSLPGGFNFTQSLVGLQVRGVTMSQEINAEEMEEIREAFQKVDVDSNGYICIKELGNLFREVGFSVPGFQLREIIQKLDRDKDGHINLEEFTSLFKELKNDRIAQGFRNALNRKEGIVAIGGTSEISSEGTQHSISEQERYAFANYINSTLEKDLDCQHVLPINPNTGALFKALADGILLCKLINQSVPETIDERTINTKKLTAFTTQENLNLALNSASAIGCQVVNIGAQDLKEGKPHLALGLLWQIIKIGLFADIELSRNEAIAALLLEGETLEELMKLSPEELLLRWANFHLKEVGMTLSNFSGDIKDSKAYFHLLEQIAPDGSKEDVERVEIDMTGLYEKDLAKRAELMLQQADLLGCRQFVTATDVVSGNSRLNMAFVATLFNKHPALTKPENQDWNLESETREERTFRNWMNSQGVTPYVHHIYGDLQDALVILQLYEKCKVPVDWNRVNKPPFKAGSGHLKKIENCNYAVHLGKKGAGFSLVGIAGQDLYDGNSTLTLALMWQLMRRYTFNLLEDLGDGDVAGEDLIITWVNQTLSEADKTSSIKSFKDRSLNTSLPVLDLIDAIQPGSVNFELVLKENLTDEDKLKNAKYAISMARKIGAKVYALPEDLVEVNPKMVMTIFACLMGRGMKRV; via the exons ATGGGAGAAACAAGGAGGAGGGAGGGCGAGGTTCGTTTTAAAAGAAAAGATAGCACGGATGGGCGGAGCTACTTTTCTCGCCGCCGGGCGGTGTCGGCTGAAGAAAACCGGTCGCTTCCCCAAGCCGACACAGCAAGGACTTCTCTCCCAGGGGGATTTAATTTTACTCAGTCACTTGTCGGACTTCAGGTAAGAG GTGTCACAATGTCGCAGGAGATAAATGCCGAGGAAATGGAGGAGATCAGAGAGGCCTTCCAGAAAGTAG ACGTGGACAGCAATGGATACATCTGCATCAAGGAACTTGGTAATCTCTTTCGTGAGGTTGGTTTTTCTGTACCTGGCTTCCAGCTCCGGGAGATCATCCAAAAACTTGACCGAGACAAAGACGGCCACATCAACCTTGAAGAATTCACCTCT CTATTCAAGGAATTAAAGAACGACCGCATCGCCCAAGGGTTCAGAAATGCTCTCAACAGGAAGGAAGGCATTGTTGCCATTGGGGGCACCAGTGAAATTTCAAGTGAAGGAACACAACATTCAATTTCTG AACAAGAGCGCTATGCCTTTGCAAACTACATCAACTCTACTTTGGAGAAGGATCTCGACTGCCAACACGTGCTGCCCATCAACCCAAATACCGGAGCTCTATTCAAAGCGCTGGCTGATGGCATCCTACTTTG CAAACTCATCAACCAATCTGTTCCCGAGACCATTGATGAGCGAACCATCAATACAAAGAAACTCACTGCATTCACTACGCAG GAGAATCTCAATTTGGCTCTGAACTCAGCCTCGGCAATCGGCTGCCAAGTTGTCAACATTGGGGCTCAAGATCTGAaagagggaaaacctcatctgGCCCTCGGGCTCCTCTGGCAAATTATAAAGATCGGACTCTTTGCAGATATCGAGCTGAGCCGTAATGAAG CCATTGCAGCACTGCTGCTAGAGGGGGAGACTTTGGAGGAGTTGATGAAACTCAGCCCAGAGGAGTTGTTGCTACGCTGGGCCAATTTCCACCTGAAGGAAGTTGGCATGACTCTGTCAAACTTTTCAGGGGATATTAAG GACTCCAAGGCGTATTTCCACCTACTGGAGCAGATCGCACCAGATGGCAGCAAAGAGGATGTTGAGCGAGTTGAAATTGATATGACTGGACTTTAT GAGAAAGATCTCGCAAAGAGAGCAGAGCTTATGTTGCAGCAAGCCGACCTTCTTGGCTGTCGACAGTTTGTGACAGCTACCGATGTCGTGTCGGGAAACTCCAGGCTCAACATGGCCTTCGTGGCCACGCTCTTCAACAAACACCCGGCTCTGACGAAACCAGAGAACCAAGACTGGAATCTTGAGA GTGAGACCAGAGAGGAGAGGACATTCAGGAACTGGATGAATTCCCAAGGGGTCACCCCATATGTTCACCACATCTATGG TGATCTGCAGGACGCCTTGGTTATTCTCCAACTATATGAGAAATGTAAGGTTCCAGTGGACTGGAACAGAGTCAACAAGCCTCCATTCAAGGCCGGGTCAGGCCATTTGAAAAAG ATCGAAAACTGTAACTACGCTGTGCATCTGGGAAAGAAAGGAGCTGGTTTCTCGCTAGTGGGAATCGCAGGACAGGATCTctatgatggaaattccactctCACCCTTGCGCTGATGTGGCAGCTGATGAGAAG GTACACGTTTAATCTGCTCGAAGACCTCGGGGATGGAGATGTGGCTGGAGAGGATTTAATAATCACATGGGTGAACCAAACTTTGTCTGAAGCTGACAAGACGTCCTCTATCAAAAGCTTCAAG GACAGGTCACTCAATACTAGCCTTCCAGTTTTGGACCTAATCGATGCCATCCAACCGGGGAGTGTGAACTTTGAGCTGGTTCTAAAAGAAAATCTCACAGATGAGGACAAACTCAAGAATGCCAA GTATGCTATTTCTATGGCAAGAAAGATTGGCGCTAAAGTGTACGCCCTGCCGGAAGACTTGGTAGAGGTCAATCCCAAAATGGTGATGACCATCTTCGCCTGCCTGATGGGAAGAGGCATGAAAAGGGTATAA
- the LOC133158328 gene encoding plastin-3-like isoform X2: MSQEINAEEMEEIREAFQKVDVDSNGYICIKELGNLFREVGFSVPGFQLREIIQKLDRDKDGHINLEEFTSLFKELKNDRIAQGFRNALNRKEGIVAIGGTSEISSEGTQHSISEQERYAFANYINSTLEKDLDCQHVLPINPNTGALFKALADGILLCKLINQSVPETIDERTINTKKLTAFTTQENLNLALNSASAIGCQVVNIGAQDLKEGKPHLALGLLWQIIKIGLFADIELSRNEAIAALLLEGETLEELMKLSPEELLLRWANFHLKEVGMTLSNFSGDIKDSKAYFHLLEQIAPDGSKEDVERVEIDMTGLYEKDLAKRAELMLQQADLLGCRQFVTATDVVSGNSRLNMAFVATLFNKHPALTKPENQDWNLESETREERTFRNWMNSQGVTPYVHHIYGDLQDALVILQLYEKCKVPVDWNRVNKPPFKAGSGHLKKIENCNYAVHLGKKGAGFSLVGIAGQDLYDGNSTLTLALMWQLMRRYTFNLLEDLGDGDVAGEDLIITWVNQTLSEADKTSSIKSFKDRSLNTSLPVLDLIDAIQPGSVNFELVLKENLTDEDKLKNAKYAISMARKIGAKVYALPEDLVEVNPKMVMTIFACLMGRGMKRV; the protein is encoded by the exons ATGTCGCAGGAGATAAATGCCGAGGAAATGGAGGAGATCAGAGAGGCCTTCCAGAAAGTAG ACGTGGACAGCAATGGATACATCTGCATCAAGGAACTTGGTAATCTCTTTCGTGAGGTTGGTTTTTCTGTACCTGGCTTCCAGCTCCGGGAGATCATCCAAAAACTTGACCGAGACAAAGACGGCCACATCAACCTTGAAGAATTCACCTCT CTATTCAAGGAATTAAAGAACGACCGCATCGCCCAAGGGTTCAGAAATGCTCTCAACAGGAAGGAAGGCATTGTTGCCATTGGGGGCACCAGTGAAATTTCAAGTGAAGGAACACAACATTCAATTTCTG AACAAGAGCGCTATGCCTTTGCAAACTACATCAACTCTACTTTGGAGAAGGATCTCGACTGCCAACACGTGCTGCCCATCAACCCAAATACCGGAGCTCTATTCAAAGCGCTGGCTGATGGCATCCTACTTTG CAAACTCATCAACCAATCTGTTCCCGAGACCATTGATGAGCGAACCATCAATACAAAGAAACTCACTGCATTCACTACGCAG GAGAATCTCAATTTGGCTCTGAACTCAGCCTCGGCAATCGGCTGCCAAGTTGTCAACATTGGGGCTCAAGATCTGAaagagggaaaacctcatctgGCCCTCGGGCTCCTCTGGCAAATTATAAAGATCGGACTCTTTGCAGATATCGAGCTGAGCCGTAATGAAG CCATTGCAGCACTGCTGCTAGAGGGGGAGACTTTGGAGGAGTTGATGAAACTCAGCCCAGAGGAGTTGTTGCTACGCTGGGCCAATTTCCACCTGAAGGAAGTTGGCATGACTCTGTCAAACTTTTCAGGGGATATTAAG GACTCCAAGGCGTATTTCCACCTACTGGAGCAGATCGCACCAGATGGCAGCAAAGAGGATGTTGAGCGAGTTGAAATTGATATGACTGGACTTTAT GAGAAAGATCTCGCAAAGAGAGCAGAGCTTATGTTGCAGCAAGCCGACCTTCTTGGCTGTCGACAGTTTGTGACAGCTACCGATGTCGTGTCGGGAAACTCCAGGCTCAACATGGCCTTCGTGGCCACGCTCTTCAACAAACACCCGGCTCTGACGAAACCAGAGAACCAAGACTGGAATCTTGAGA GTGAGACCAGAGAGGAGAGGACATTCAGGAACTGGATGAATTCCCAAGGGGTCACCCCATATGTTCACCACATCTATGG TGATCTGCAGGACGCCTTGGTTATTCTCCAACTATATGAGAAATGTAAGGTTCCAGTGGACTGGAACAGAGTCAACAAGCCTCCATTCAAGGCCGGGTCAGGCCATTTGAAAAAG ATCGAAAACTGTAACTACGCTGTGCATCTGGGAAAGAAAGGAGCTGGTTTCTCGCTAGTGGGAATCGCAGGACAGGATCTctatgatggaaattccactctCACCCTTGCGCTGATGTGGCAGCTGATGAGAAG GTACACGTTTAATCTGCTCGAAGACCTCGGGGATGGAGATGTGGCTGGAGAGGATTTAATAATCACATGGGTGAACCAAACTTTGTCTGAAGCTGACAAGACGTCCTCTATCAAAAGCTTCAAG GACAGGTCACTCAATACTAGCCTTCCAGTTTTGGACCTAATCGATGCCATCCAACCGGGGAGTGTGAACTTTGAGCTGGTTCTAAAAGAAAATCTCACAGATGAGGACAAACTCAAGAATGCCAA GTATGCTATTTCTATGGCAAGAAAGATTGGCGCTAAAGTGTACGCCCTGCCGGAAGACTTGGTAGAGGTCAATCCCAAAATGGTGATGACCATCTTCGCCTGCCTGATGGGAAGAGGCATGAAAAGGGTATAA